The Deltaproteobacteria bacterium genome has a window encoding:
- a CDS encoding metalloregulator ArsR/SmtB family transcription factor, which produces MDALLAGLKAAAEPTRLRLLALLARGELTVSELTRVLHQSQPRVSRHLKLLCDAGLLDRFPEGSWVFYRLAEEGESAYLTRTLLGLLPADDPKIARDLAQLDKVRHERSARAAAYFRDNAACWDRIRGLYVGEAAVERAMLEAAGSGELGELVDLGTGTGRVLEVFAARVRRGIGIDQSHEMLTIARAKLDARGITNCQVRSGSVYNAPLPSASADLVTIHHVLHFLDNPAAALKEAARLLRPGGRLLLVDFAPHNLEFLRTEHAHRRLGFADQQMTRWCKAAGLGGLSVRHLEAAGSHGHDTLTVSLWTATRPSSARSAAALARLGSPAA; this is translated from the coding sequence ATGGATGCGCTGCTGGCCGGGCTCAAGGCGGCGGCCGAGCCGACGCGCTTGCGGCTGCTGGCGCTGCTGGCGCGGGGCGAGCTGACGGTGAGCGAGTTGACGCGGGTGCTGCACCAGAGCCAGCCCCGAGTGAGCCGCCACCTCAAGTTGTTATGTGACGCCGGCCTACTCGACCGCTTCCCCGAGGGCTCGTGGGTCTTCTACCGTCTGGCGGAGGAGGGTGAGAGCGCGTACCTGACACGCACGCTGTTGGGCTTGCTGCCCGCAGACGACCCCAAGATCGCGCGGGATCTGGCACAGCTCGACAAGGTGCGGCACGAGCGCAGCGCCCGCGCCGCCGCCTACTTCCGCGACAATGCCGCCTGTTGGGACCGCATCCGCGGCCTCTACGTCGGTGAGGCCGCGGTCGAACGCGCCATGCTGGAGGCCGCCGGCAGCGGCGAACTCGGCGAGCTGGTCGACCTCGGCACCGGTACCGGCCGGGTGCTCGAAGTGTTCGCCGCGCGAGTGCGCCGCGGCATCGGTATCGACCAGAGTCACGAGATGCTCACGATCGCGCGCGCCAAGCTCGACGCCCGCGGCATCACCAACTGCCAGGTGCGCAGCGGCAGCGTCTACAACGCGCCGTTGCCTTCGGCCTCGGCCGACCTGGTCACCATCCATCACGTGCTGCACTTCCTCGACAACCCGGCGGCGGCGTTGAAAGAAGCGGCGCGCTTGCTGCGGCCCGGCGGCCGCTTGCTGTTGGTCGACTTCGCCCCGCACAACCTGGAGTTCCTGCGCACCGAGCACGCCCACCGCCGCCTGGGCTTCGCCGACCAGCAGATGACCCGTTGGTGCAAGGCCGCCGGCCTGGGCGGCCTGAGCGTCCGCCATCTCGAAGCGGCCGGCAGCCACGGCCACGACACGCTGACCGTGTCGCTCTGGACCGCCACGCGCCCGTCATCGGCCCGCAGCGCCGCAGCGCTTGCACGCCTTGGTTCGCCGGCCGCGTGA
- a CDS encoding NAD(P)/FAD-dependent oxidoreductase: MSGQREQWDAIVIGSGLGGLACAAYLCAAGKRTLVLEAHYVAGGNSQTFRRRYHGRQYEFDVGVHYIGECGPEGSITRVLRGLGLAERVAFRPLDVDGYTTLIFPDFQFRIPVGWDRYRARLLETFPREAEPLGKVIDIFRQVSDSGRRLLGGETSMAEVAVSSPELMNWGLRPVTDLFDEYKLSLPARAVLLGEQGDYAVRPSRTPTVLAAGLTDHYMRGAFYPAGGGQVIAARLVEAIRAYGGEVRTRARVGQVRVENGRVAGVTLAKTGAEIDASIVVSNADLKRTVLQLVGAQHFSPEIVERVNAFRMSLPLFVVYLGLNTDLAAQGLRNTNYLLWGSYDIEHIYEVLESGRMPDEDFAYVTVASLKDPGNPRLAPPGYSNVQIMTLVPSDYALWGVSTGPAAGGSYHREAEYRRRKHALSERLLNTAERIVPGLRAHIDWREAATPVTQERFTLSTGGTSYGIEFATDQMGPMRLGPETEIAGLYLAGASTPSGHGIGQVLRGGVLTAASILQTNLMRRVAAGEVLGDPDRLPELRGDWDPWRESH; this comes from the coding sequence ATGAGCGGCCAGCGGGAACAGTGGGATGCGATCGTGATCGGCTCGGGCCTGGGTGGGCTCGCCTGTGCCGCCTATCTGTGCGCGGCGGGCAAGCGCACACTGGTGCTCGAAGCCCACTACGTTGCCGGGGGCAATTCGCAGACCTTTCGCCGCCGCTACCACGGGCGGCAGTACGAATTCGACGTCGGCGTCCACTACATCGGTGAATGCGGCCCAGAAGGCTCGATCACCCGCGTCCTGCGCGGCCTCGGCTTGGCCGAGCGCGTCGCCTTTCGCCCGCTCGATGTCGATGGCTACACCACGCTGATCTTCCCCGACTTCCAATTTCGCATCCCGGTCGGTTGGGATCGCTACCGCGCCCGCTTGCTGGAGACCTTTCCCCGCGAGGCGGAACCTTTGGGCAAGGTGATCGACATCTTTCGCCAGGTGTCCGACAGCGGCCGCCGGCTCTTGGGCGGGGAGACGTCGATGGCCGAGGTCGCCGTGTCGAGCCCGGAGCTGATGAACTGGGGTTTGCGCCCGGTTACCGACCTCTTCGATGAATACAAGCTCTCGCTGCCAGCGCGCGCGGTCTTGCTCGGCGAACAAGGCGACTACGCGGTGCGGCCGTCGCGGACGCCGACGGTGCTGGCCGCCGGCTTGACCGACCACTACATGCGCGGTGCCTTCTATCCCGCCGGCGGCGGACAAGTAATCGCCGCCCGGCTGGTCGAAGCCATTCGGGCCTACGGCGGTGAGGTGCGCACCCGCGCGCGGGTCGGACAAGTGCGTGTCGAAAACGGCCGGGTCGCCGGAGTTACCTTGGCCAAGACCGGCGCCGAGATCGATGCGTCGATCGTGGTCTCGAATGCCGACCTCAAGCGCACGGTGCTGCAGCTGGTCGGCGCGCAGCACTTCTCGCCGGAGATCGTCGAGCGCGTCAACGCCTTCCGCATGTCGTTGCCGCTGTTCGTGGTCTATCTCGGCTTGAACACCGACCTTGCCGCCCAGGGGCTGCGTAACACCAACTATCTGCTCTGGGGCAGCTACGACATCGAGCACATCTACGAGGTGCTCGAAAGCGGCCGCATGCCTGACGAAGACTTCGCCTACGTCACCGTGGCCTCGTTGAAGGACCCTGGCAACCCGCGCCTGGCGCCGCCCGGATACAGTAACGTGCAGATCATGACGCTGGTGCCGAGCGATTACGCGCTCTGGGGCGTCAGCACCGGCCCGGCCGCCGGCGGCTCTTACCACCGCGAGGCGGAATACCGGCGGCGCAAGCACGCGCTGTCCGAGCGGCTGCTCAACACCGCCGAACGAATCGTGCCCGGCCTGCGCGCACACATCGATTGGCGCGAGGCGGCCACGCCGGTGACGCAGGAGCGCTTCACCCTCTCGACCGGCGGCACCTCGTACGGGATCGAGTTCGCCACCGACCAAATGGGGCCGATGCGCCTCGGGCCGGAGACGGAGATAGCCGGGCTTTATCTCGCCGGCGCCAGCACCCCCTCCGGGCACGGCATCGGCCAAGTGCTGCGCGGCGGCGTGCTGACCGCAGCGAGCATCTTGCAGACCAACCTGATGCGCCGTGTGGCCGCGGGCGAAGTGCTCGGTGATCCCGACCGCCTACCCGAACTACGCGGCGATTGGGATCCCTGGCGCGAGAGCCACTAA